A region of Salvelinus alpinus chromosome 6, SLU_Salpinus.1, whole genome shotgun sequence DNA encodes the following proteins:
- the LOC139579398 gene encoding calphotin-like isoform X2: protein MAATNMSNDSFKIQFASVMESVLKTAVTETTQLFETTIADLRAKISRIKEENEDLKSSLRSHEITKRWTGESERQTLEPRPSQSTTRIGKCDIGVQCVWAVDQHLRDENQGTELHCGAYDEEGNPQMAFVLIKQEVDWEADYSDDYSPGYILLKKEGGEPPTLVRRQPLRELPGRALVPPGALRALVNRYTQERPPTTQSTSGAAAAVLQGDPDTQEVPQALSPSQPRTREVTSGSAGQAPGAEQQSLVIPAAEPPSTLHLTASPQSAATIQSTSTVLSAVMAQSTVTSLSKETVQMTTAVQSTVAVKSTAAASERPPPVLSGLPRTPLQDTQPSSVAPRPPRSSPSQSHTDVLHVARPIAVPSIQPARPTAVPDGPPATPPTQPQPSTVLEQLGVATETSLTPPVQSAPSPTVLTEPAGPPEKQASLVTEHVQRSSTVPRPKSPAVPERMSDDAPPQLSAPAVTTPSGCCQMSKTQFLAQLSVVPLVRALPRLEEDEEEKGGEENEGQEDEGGLSSLPATSTEAVTTRSVATETTTIIEKKEEIVVQVGGSRKSSRREALLSGLRLRLRPRPQDSTPSPVVAKKLRGERTAPIDHDYSKVMQNGEEKSRESHVDQDVVEDTANGETADDKSSGQGSSNHIISEEEGGANTDVTSPTRQSPIGGGV, encoded by the exons ATGGCTGCCACCAACATGTCGAACGACAGTTTTAAAATTCAGTTCGCCTCTGTTATGGAGAGTGTATTGAAGACTGCAGTCACCGAGACAACGCAACTTTTCGAAACAACTATTGCGGATCTGCGAGCCAAAATATCCAGAATAAAAGAAGAGAACGAGGACCTCAAATCGAGTCTTCGATCCCATGAAATAACGAAGAGATGGACCGGTGAAAGTGAACGCCAAACCTTAGAGCCCAGACCGAGTCAAAGTACAACACGTATCGGAAAATGTGACATCGGCGTTCAATGCG TTTGGGCGGTGGACCAGCATCTGCGGGATGAGAACCAGGGGACGGAGCTGCACTGTGGAGCGTATGACGAGGAGGGCAACCCACAGATGGCCTTTGTTCTGATCAAACAGGAGGTGGATTGG GAGGCGGACTATTCTGATGACTACTCCCCCGGGTACATACTGCTgaagaaggaggggggagagccCCCGACTCTGGTCCGCAGACAACCTCTCAGAGAGTTACCAGGCAGAG CCCTGGTCCCTCCTGGAGCcctcagggccctggtcaaccgTTACACCCAGGAAAGGCCTCCCACCACCCAGTCTACGTCAGGAGCCGCAGCGGCCGTCCTCCAGGGAGATCCAGACACCCAGGAGGTCCCCCAGGctctcagcccatcccagccCAGGACCAGAGAGGTTACCAGTGGCAGTGCAGGCCAGGCCCCTGGAGCAGAACAGCAGTCACTGGTAATACCAGCAGCAGAGCCTCCATCAACATTACACCTGACAGCATCTCCTCAATCAGCAGCCACTATCCAGTCTACATCAACTGTCCTGTCTGCTGTAATGGCCCAGTCCACGGTAACTAGTCTGTCAAAAGAAACTGTCCAAATGACCACAGCGGTCCAGTCGACCGTAGCGGTGAAGTCGACAGCAGCAGCGTCAGAGCGCCCGCCACCTGTCCTCTCCGGGTTACCCAGAACCCCTCTTCAGGATACACAGCCCAGCTCCGTAGCCCCTCGTCCTCCTCGATCATCACCATCACAGTCTCACACAGACGTTCTACATGTAGCTCGTCCAATAGCAGTGCCCTCAATACAACCAGCTAGGCCTACAGCTGTACCTGATGGACCACCGGCCACACCACCAACACAACCGCAACCGTCTACAGTTTTGGAGCAGTTGGGTGTTGCCACGGAAACATCGCTAACACCACCGGTCCAGTCCGCTCCGTCTCCGACTGTGTTGACAGAACCTGCCGGCCCCCCTGAGAAGCAGGCGTCGTTGGTCACTGAGCATGTGCAACGCTCCTCCACTGTGCCACGACCGAAGTCACCTGCTGTCCCAGAGAGGATGTCTGATGATGCTCCTCCTCAGCTGTCAGCCCCTGCTGTAACTACACCCTCTGGCTGCTGTCAGATGTCTAAGACACAGTTTTTAGCTCAGTTGTCAGTAGTACCCCTAGTTCGCGCCCTGCCGAGGTTGGAGGAAGAcgaggaggaaaaagggggggaggAAAATGAAGGGCAGGAAGATGAGGGAGGGCTTTCTTCCCTCCCTGCTACGTCTACGGAAGCTGTGACAACCAGGTCTGTCGCTACGGAGACAACCACCATCATTGAGAAAAAGGAGGAGATTGTTGTCCAGGTAGGCGGCAGCCGAAAGTCAAGTCGACGTGAAGCGCTCCTCTCTGGTCTCCGCCTCCGCTTAAGGCCCCGCCCCCAGGACAGCACGCCATCTCCAGTGGTTGCTAAGAAactcagaggagagagaaccGCCCCTATAGACCATGACTACTCAAAGGTGATGCAGAATGGAGAAGAAAAGTCCAGGGAATCACACGTTGACCAGGATGTAGTAGAGGACACCGCTAACGGTGAGACGGCTGACGACAAGTCTAGTGGACAAGGAAGTAGTAACCACATCATCagtgaggaagagggaggagctaACACTGATGTGACCTCTCCGACCAGACAGTCACCTATTGGTGGAGGTGTTTGA
- the LOC139579398 gene encoding calphotin-like isoform X1: MAATNMSNDSFKIQFASVMESVLKTAVTETTQLFETTIADLRAKISRIKEENEDLKSSLRSHEITKRWTGESERQTLEPRPSQSTTRIGKCDIGVQCGKVWAVDQHLRDENQGTELHCGAYDEEGNPQMAFVLIKQEVDWEADYSDDYSPGYILLKKEGGEPPTLVRRQPLRELPGRALVPPGALRALVNRYTQERPPTTQSTSGAAAAVLQGDPDTQEVPQALSPSQPRTREVTSGSAGQAPGAEQQSLVIPAAEPPSTLHLTASPQSAATIQSTSTVLSAVMAQSTVTSLSKETVQMTTAVQSTVAVKSTAAASERPPPVLSGLPRTPLQDTQPSSVAPRPPRSSPSQSHTDVLHVARPIAVPSIQPARPTAVPDGPPATPPTQPQPSTVLEQLGVATETSLTPPVQSAPSPTVLTEPAGPPEKQASLVTEHVQRSSTVPRPKSPAVPERMSDDAPPQLSAPAVTTPSGCCQMSKTQFLAQLSVVPLVRALPRLEEDEEEKGGEENEGQEDEGGLSSLPATSTEAVTTRSVATETTTIIEKKEEIVVQVGGSRKSSRREALLSGLRLRLRPRPQDSTPSPVVAKKLRGERTAPIDHDYSKVMQNGEEKSRESHVDQDVVEDTANGETADDKSSGQGSSNHIISEEEGGANTDVTSPTRQSPIGGGV, encoded by the exons ATGGCTGCCACCAACATGTCGAACGACAGTTTTAAAATTCAGTTCGCCTCTGTTATGGAGAGTGTATTGAAGACTGCAGTCACCGAGACAACGCAACTTTTCGAAACAACTATTGCGGATCTGCGAGCCAAAATATCCAGAATAAAAGAAGAGAACGAGGACCTCAAATCGAGTCTTCGATCCCATGAAATAACGAAGAGATGGACCGGTGAAAGTGAACGCCAAACCTTAGAGCCCAGACCGAGTCAAAGTACAACACGTATCGGAAAATGTGACATCGGCGTTCAATGCGGTAAAG TTTGGGCGGTGGACCAGCATCTGCGGGATGAGAACCAGGGGACGGAGCTGCACTGTGGAGCGTATGACGAGGAGGGCAACCCACAGATGGCCTTTGTTCTGATCAAACAGGAGGTGGATTGG GAGGCGGACTATTCTGATGACTACTCCCCCGGGTACATACTGCTgaagaaggaggggggagagccCCCGACTCTGGTCCGCAGACAACCTCTCAGAGAGTTACCAGGCAGAG CCCTGGTCCCTCCTGGAGCcctcagggccctggtcaaccgTTACACCCAGGAAAGGCCTCCCACCACCCAGTCTACGTCAGGAGCCGCAGCGGCCGTCCTCCAGGGAGATCCAGACACCCAGGAGGTCCCCCAGGctctcagcccatcccagccCAGGACCAGAGAGGTTACCAGTGGCAGTGCAGGCCAGGCCCCTGGAGCAGAACAGCAGTCACTGGTAATACCAGCAGCAGAGCCTCCATCAACATTACACCTGACAGCATCTCCTCAATCAGCAGCCACTATCCAGTCTACATCAACTGTCCTGTCTGCTGTAATGGCCCAGTCCACGGTAACTAGTCTGTCAAAAGAAACTGTCCAAATGACCACAGCGGTCCAGTCGACCGTAGCGGTGAAGTCGACAGCAGCAGCGTCAGAGCGCCCGCCACCTGTCCTCTCCGGGTTACCCAGAACCCCTCTTCAGGATACACAGCCCAGCTCCGTAGCCCCTCGTCCTCCTCGATCATCACCATCACAGTCTCACACAGACGTTCTACATGTAGCTCGTCCAATAGCAGTGCCCTCAATACAACCAGCTAGGCCTACAGCTGTACCTGATGGACCACCGGCCACACCACCAACACAACCGCAACCGTCTACAGTTTTGGAGCAGTTGGGTGTTGCCACGGAAACATCGCTAACACCACCGGTCCAGTCCGCTCCGTCTCCGACTGTGTTGACAGAACCTGCCGGCCCCCCTGAGAAGCAGGCGTCGTTGGTCACTGAGCATGTGCAACGCTCCTCCACTGTGCCACGACCGAAGTCACCTGCTGTCCCAGAGAGGATGTCTGATGATGCTCCTCCTCAGCTGTCAGCCCCTGCTGTAACTACACCCTCTGGCTGCTGTCAGATGTCTAAGACACAGTTTTTAGCTCAGTTGTCAGTAGTACCCCTAGTTCGCGCCCTGCCGAGGTTGGAGGAAGAcgaggaggaaaaagggggggaggAAAATGAAGGGCAGGAAGATGAGGGAGGGCTTTCTTCCCTCCCTGCTACGTCTACGGAAGCTGTGACAACCAGGTCTGTCGCTACGGAGACAACCACCATCATTGAGAAAAAGGAGGAGATTGTTGTCCAGGTAGGCGGCAGCCGAAAGTCAAGTCGACGTGAAGCGCTCCTCTCTGGTCTCCGCCTCCGCTTAAGGCCCCGCCCCCAGGACAGCACGCCATCTCCAGTGGTTGCTAAGAAactcagaggagagagaaccGCCCCTATAGACCATGACTACTCAAAGGTGATGCAGAATGGAGAAGAAAAGTCCAGGGAATCACACGTTGACCAGGATGTAGTAGAGGACACCGCTAACGGTGAGACGGCTGACGACAAGTCTAGTGGACAAGGAAGTAGTAACCACATCATCagtgaggaagagggaggagctaACACTGATGTGACCTCTCCGACCAGACAGTCACCTATTGGTGGAGGTGTTTGA